In the Gopherus flavomarginatus isolate rGopFla2 chromosome 6, rGopFla2.mat.asm, whole genome shotgun sequence genome, one interval contains:
- the BHLHE40 gene encoding class E basic helix-loop-helix protein 40 — MEMIPSAQPPPACLGKLPALESNEMPGLAFSHMYQVYKPRRGLKKSEDNKETYKLPHRLIEKKRRDRINECIAQLKDLLPEHLKLTTLGHLEKAVVLELTLKHVKALTNLIEQQQQKIIALQNGLQAGDLSSRNLDTSQEMFRSGFQMCAKEVLQYLGKHENTRDLKSSQLVSHLHRMASEVLQGGASQKSGDAPPKTVDLKEKSGSLPKTAEGYGKNCVPVIQRTFAHSSGEQSGSDTDTDSGYGGELEKSDSNTDQQYFPKDTGLNYTVQDRISSIKQETEDPPAKRTRMETSEDEGHFSSDLIGSSSSFLSPHPHQSPLCLPFYLIPPSATAYLPMLEKCWYPASMPVLYPSLPASAAALSGLMNPDKISPSLLMPQRLPSPLPVHSPIDSSALLQALKQIPPLNLETKD, encoded by the exons ATGGAAATGAtccccagcgcccagccccctcctgcctgccTAGGCAAGCTGCCTGCGCTGGAGAGCAACGAGATGCCAGG GCTGGCCTTTTCTCACATGTATCAAGTGTACAAGCCCAGGAGagggttaaaaaaaagtgaagaCAATAAG GAGACCTATAAATTGCCCCACAGACTGATAGAGAAGAAGAGACGTGATAGGATTAATGAGTGCATTGCCCAACTGAAAGATCTCTTACCAGAACATCTCAAACTTACA ACTTTAGGTCACTTGGAGAAGGCGGTGGTTCTTGAACTTACCTTGAAGCATGTGAAAGCACTAACTAATCTCATtgagcagcagcaacagaaaaTAATTGCTTTACAGAATGGTTTACAAGCTG GTGACTTGTCATCGAGAAACCTTGATACCAGCCAGGAAATGTTTCGATCTGGTTTCCAGATGTGTGCCAAGGAAGTGCTGCAATACCTGGGAAAGCATGAGAACACCAGGGATCTGAAATCTTCCCAGCTGGTCAGTCATCTGCACCGAATGGCCTCTGAGGTCCTCCAGGGCGGAGCCAGCCAAAAATCTGGAGATGCGCCCCCGAAAACGGTGGACTTGAAGGAGAAGTCTGGCTCTTTGCCCAAAACTGCTGAGGGTTATGGCAAGAACTGTGTGCCTGTTATACAGAGGACTTTTGCACACTCCAGTGGAGAGCAGAGCGGGagtgacacagacacagacagtgGGTATGGAGGAGAGCTGGAGAAAAGTGACTCAAACACCGATCAGCAGTATTTTCCAAAGGATACGGGACTCAACTATACCGTGCAAGACAGAATAAGCTCTATTAAGCAAGAGACTGAGGACCCACCAGCCAAAAGGACCAGGATGGAAACTTCAGAAGACGAAGGCCATTTTAGCAGTGATCTGATTGGCTCTTCAAGTAGTTTTTTAAGCCCTCACCCTCACCAGTCTCCTTTGTGCCTACCTTTTTATTTGATCCCACCATCTGCAACTGCCTATCTGCCTATGCTGGAGAAGTGTTGGTACCCAGCTTCCATGCCCGTCTTGTACCCAAGtctcccagcctctgctgctgcaCTTTCAGGGCTAATGAACCCAGATAAAATATCTCCATCTCTTCTGATGCCTCAGAGACTTCCTTCTCCACTACCAGTCCATTCCCCTATTGACTCCTCAGCTCTGCTTCAAGCTTTGAAGCAGATTCCTCCTTTGAACTTGGAAACCAAAGACTAA